From Streptomyces yatensis, one genomic window encodes:
- a CDS encoding 3-deoxy-7-phosphoheptulonate synthase, which translates to MTAPGPTAEKVTAQQPPWPDPDRLEEVRHALSGRPPLIPPEEAGELTRRMAGVQRGEAVVLQGGDCAELFADTAPPVVRRKLGQLRELSAEIRTGLGLPVVTMGRIAGQYAKPRSLPYEPLPDGTALPVYRGDAVNGAAADPRARIPDPDRLLTAYDRAAAVLSTMRDEQTAHGAAERIFASHELLLLAYELPLLRAADGGGHASSVHFGWIGERTRDPEGAHIRLAASIRNPVGVKVGPSATPADLVELAQLLNPERLPGRLTFIVRMGADRITWLLPPLVEAVAETGIPVVWLTDPMHGNTIRSGSGHKTRSLRAILDEVAAFHRILRDRRQWPGGLHLEMTPEPVTECLARPEDAGTAAFPRYRSPCDPRLNPEQAAETVHAFTALLRTA; encoded by the coding sequence GGCACGCCCTGAGCGGCCGCCCCCCGCTGATTCCCCCCGAGGAGGCCGGCGAGCTGACCCGGCGGATGGCCGGGGTGCAGCGCGGGGAGGCGGTGGTCCTCCAGGGCGGGGACTGCGCCGAACTGTTCGCCGATACCGCGCCCCCCGTGGTGCGGCGCAAGCTGGGGCAGCTGCGCGAGCTGTCCGCGGAGATCCGGACCGGGCTGGGACTTCCGGTGGTGACGATGGGGCGCATCGCGGGCCAGTACGCCAAGCCCCGGTCGCTGCCGTACGAACCGCTCCCCGACGGGACCGCCCTGCCCGTCTACCGGGGGGACGCGGTCAACGGCGCCGCCGCCGACCCCCGCGCCCGGATCCCCGACCCGGACCGGCTGCTCACCGCCTACGACCGCGCGGCCGCCGTCCTGTCCACGATGCGGGACGAACAGACGGCACACGGCGCGGCCGAACGGATCTTCGCCTCCCATGAACTGCTGCTGCTCGCCTACGAGTTACCTCTGCTCCGCGCCGCCGACGGCGGTGGCCACGCCTCCTCCGTCCACTTCGGCTGGATCGGCGAGCGGACCAGGGACCCCGAGGGCGCGCACATCCGGCTGGCCGCCTCGATCCGCAACCCGGTCGGCGTCAAGGTCGGGCCGTCCGCGACCCCCGCGGACCTGGTGGAGCTGGCGCAGCTGCTCAACCCCGAGCGGCTGCCCGGCCGGCTGACCTTCATCGTGCGCATGGGCGCGGACCGGATCACGTGGCTGCTGCCGCCGCTGGTCGAGGCGGTCGCGGAGACCGGGATCCCGGTGGTCTGGCTGACCGACCCCATGCACGGCAACACGATCCGCTCCGGAAGCGGTCACAAGACCCGATCCCTGCGGGCGATCCTCGACGAGGTCGCCGCGTTCCACCGGATCCTGCGGGACCGCCGTCAGTGGCCCGGCGGGCTGCACCTGGAGATGACACCGGAACCGGTCACCGAATGCCTCGCCCGTCCCGAGGACGCCGGGACCGCCGCCTTCCCCCGGTACCGGTCTCCCTGTGACCCCCGGCTGAACCCCGAGCAGGCCGCCGAAACGGTCCACGCGTTCACCGCCTTGCTCCGCACGGCGTGA
- the pabB gene encoding aminodeoxychorismate synthase component I, whose protein sequence is MRTLLVDNYDSFTYNLFHYLAEVNGREPEVIRHDDPGWKPEMLRDFDNVVISPGPGSPERPADFGVCRDIILDGALPLLGVCLGHQGVGLLSGARVVRAPEPRHGRLSRVTHDGSGLFTGLPSPFDVVRYHSLTVTDLPEELRATAWTEDGVLMGIAHRERPLWGVQFHPESICTEHGRLLLGNFAGLTRSWQTGHGVRPARRHAPRSPQSGAAPTAAPRATPRSLRVLVETLPTRWSDEVVFDRLFRADRHAFWLDSSAVGGERGRFSMMGDASGPLARVATADTWAGTVTVTADGSREVLHEEFLSWLERDLRAARVELPSLPFDFALGWTGYLGYELKAECGGERTHRSPEPDAAMIFADRAVVFDHETSATYLLALAEEGAERGGEEPARAWLRETAARLAELAGRQALRTPLADGPGEVRLRHGRERYLEMIAACQELIAAGETYEVCLTNMAAAEGPVDPWAAYQYLRRLSPAPFAALLRFGPLSVLSTSPERFLRVFGDGTVESQPIKGTRPRGGSPAEDELLRVDLATSEKDRSENLMIVDLVRNDLGRTAEVGSVRVPKIFDVETYATVHQLVSTVRATLRPAGSAVKSVRAAFPGGSMTGAPKIRTMQIIDELEAGPRGVYSGAIGYFSLSGACDLSIVIRTLVVTPDRIRYGVGGAIVALSDPDEEFEETAVKATPLLRLLGAEFPGRVGSETAAAR, encoded by the coding sequence ATGCGCACGCTGCTGGTAGACAACTACGACTCGTTCACCTACAACCTGTTCCACTACCTGGCCGAGGTCAACGGCCGGGAGCCCGAGGTGATCCGGCACGACGACCCCGGCTGGAAGCCCGAGATGCTGCGGGACTTCGACAACGTCGTCATCTCCCCCGGGCCCGGCAGCCCCGAGCGCCCGGCCGACTTCGGCGTCTGCCGCGACATCATCCTCGACGGCGCCCTGCCGCTGCTCGGCGTCTGCCTCGGCCACCAGGGGGTGGGCCTGCTCAGCGGCGCCCGGGTGGTCCGGGCCCCGGAGCCCCGGCACGGCCGGCTGTCCCGGGTGACGCACGACGGCTCCGGCCTCTTCACCGGGCTGCCCAGCCCCTTCGACGTCGTCCGCTACCACTCGCTGACCGTCACCGACCTGCCCGAGGAGCTGCGGGCCACCGCATGGACCGAGGACGGTGTGCTGATGGGGATCGCCCACCGGGAACGGCCCCTGTGGGGCGTCCAGTTCCACCCCGAATCCATCTGCACCGAGCACGGCCGGCTGCTGCTGGGCAACTTCGCCGGCCTCACCCGCTCCTGGCAGACCGGGCACGGGGTGCGACCGGCGCGGCGGCACGCCCCGCGCTCCCCGCAGAGCGGCGCCGCGCCCACCGCCGCGCCGCGTGCCACCCCGCGGTCCCTGCGGGTGCTGGTGGAGACCCTGCCCACCCGCTGGTCGGACGAGGTCGTCTTCGACCGGCTCTTCCGCGCCGACCGGCACGCCTTCTGGCTGGACAGCAGCGCCGTCGGGGGCGAGCGCGGGCGGTTCTCGATGATGGGGGACGCCTCGGGGCCGCTGGCCCGGGTCGCCACCGCCGACACCTGGGCGGGCACGGTCACCGTCACCGCGGACGGCTCCCGCGAGGTCCTGCACGAGGAGTTCCTGTCCTGGCTGGAGCGCGACCTGCGCGCCGCCCGGGTCGAACTGCCCTCGCTGCCCTTCGACTTCGCCCTCGGCTGGACCGGATACCTCGGGTACGAGCTCAAGGCCGAGTGCGGCGGTGAGCGGACCCACCGCTCCCCGGAGCCCGACGCCGCGATGATCTTCGCGGACCGCGCCGTGGTCTTCGACCACGAGACCTCGGCCACCTATCTCCTGGCCCTCGCGGAGGAGGGCGCCGAGCGGGGCGGCGAGGAACCGGCCCGGGCATGGCTGCGCGAGACCGCCGCCCGGCTGGCGGAGCTGGCGGGCCGGCAGGCCCTGCGCACCCCCCTGGCCGACGGCCCGGGAGAGGTGCGGCTGCGCCACGGCCGCGAGCGGTATCTGGAGATGATCGCCGCCTGCCAGGAGCTGATCGCCGCGGGGGAGACCTATGAGGTGTGCCTGACGAACATGGCCGCGGCCGAAGGGCCGGTGGACCCGTGGGCCGCCTACCAGTACCTGCGCCGGCTCAGCCCCGCGCCGTTCGCCGCCCTGCTCCGCTTCGGCCCGCTGTCCGTGCTGAGCACCTCGCCCGAGCGCTTTCTGCGGGTCTTCGGGGACGGCACCGTCGAGTCCCAGCCGATCAAGGGCACCCGGCCGCGCGGAGGCTCCCCGGCCGAGGACGAGCTGCTCCGCGTCGACCTGGCGACCAGTGAGAAGGACCGTTCCGAGAACCTGATGATCGTCGACCTGGTGCGCAATGACCTCGGCCGCACCGCCGAGGTGGGGTCGGTGCGGGTGCCCAAGATCTTCGATGTGGAGACGTATGCGACGGTGCATCAGCTGGTCAGCACCGTGCGCGCCACCCTGCGGCCGGCCGGCTCCGCGGTGAAAAGCGTGCGCGCCGCCTTCCCCGGCGGATCGATGACCGGCGCGCCCAAGATCCGCACCATGCAGATCATCGACGAGCTGGAGGCGGGCCCGCGCGGTGTGTACTCGGGCGCCATCGGCTACTTCTCACTGTCCGGGGCCTGCGATCTGAGCATCGTGATCCGCACCCTGGTGGTGACCCCGGACCGGATCCGGTACGGGGTGGGCGGCGCGATCGTGGCGCTGTCCGACCCGGACGAGGAGTTCGAGGAGACGGCCGTGAAGGCGACCCCGCTGCTGCGGCTGCTGGGCGCGGAGTTCCCCGGCCGGGTGGGCTCGGAGACGGCGGCCGCCCGCTGA
- a CDS encoding TetR/AcrR family transcriptional regulator, which produces MDAEPKNSGGGIEPWGDITPDAARRLVSAAVHAFAERGYHATTTRDIASRAGMSPAALYIHYKTKEELLYQISKVGHERALEIVERARDSAGTPAERLARAVRAFVRWHAEHHMTARVVQYELGALAEEHHAEVIAVRKATDGAVRSIIEDGVKAGAFDVPDVRGATVAVLSLCIDVARWFNARGRSTPDEVGDLYAGLVLRMVGADGGRDRRS; this is translated from the coding sequence ATGGACGCGGAGCCGAAGAACAGCGGGGGCGGGATCGAGCCCTGGGGCGACATCACCCCCGACGCCGCCCGGCGGCTGGTGAGCGCCGCCGTGCACGCCTTCGCGGAGCGCGGCTACCACGCCACCACCACCCGGGACATCGCGAGCCGCGCCGGAATGAGCCCGGCCGCCCTCTACATCCACTACAAGACCAAGGAAGAGCTGCTCTACCAGATCAGCAAGGTCGGCCATGAGCGGGCCCTGGAGATCGTGGAGCGGGCGCGCGACAGCGCGGGCACGCCCGCCGAGCGGCTGGCCCGCGCCGTGCGCGCCTTCGTCCGCTGGCACGCCGAGCACCATATGACCGCGCGGGTGGTGCAGTACGAGCTCGGCGCGCTCGCCGAGGAGCACCACGCCGAGGTCATCGCCGTCCGCAAGGCCACGGACGGGGCGGTGCGCTCGATCATCGAGGACGGGGTGAAGGCGGGCGCCTTCGACGTCCCGGACGTCCGCGGCGCCACGGTCGCGGTGCTGTCCCTGTGCATCGACGTCGCCCGCTGGTTCAACGCCCGCGGGCGCAGCACCCCCGACGAGGTCGGCGACCTCTACGCGGGTCTGGTGCTGCGCATGGTGGGCGCCGACGGCGGTCGGGACCGGCGGTCGTGA
- a CDS encoding MaoC family dehydratase — MAEPRIFTSPDELRSAVGEELGPSDWLEIDQKRIDLFADATGDHQWIHVDPDKAAAGPFGTTIAHGYLTLSLLPSFTPQLLRVEGVRMGINYGVNKVRFPSPVPVGSRLRATGRIVEVSEVKDGLQMTLAVTLEREGGTKPVCVAECVVRYYA, encoded by the coding sequence ATGGCAGAGCCCAGGATCTTCACCTCGCCCGATGAACTGCGATCCGCGGTCGGCGAGGAACTCGGCCCCAGTGACTGGCTGGAGATCGACCAGAAGCGCATCGATCTGTTCGCCGACGCGACCGGCGACCACCAGTGGATCCATGTGGACCCGGACAAGGCCGCCGCCGGTCCGTTCGGCACCACGATCGCGCACGGCTATCTGACGCTGTCCCTGCTGCCGTCGTTCACCCCGCAGCTGCTGCGGGTCGAGGGCGTGCGGATGGGCATCAACTACGGCGTGAACAAGGTCCGGTTCCCCTCCCCCGTCCCGGTCGGCTCCCGGCTGCGCGCCACCGGCCGGATCGTGGAGGTGTCCGAGGTCAAGGACGGGCTGCAGATGACGCTCGCGGTCACCCTCGAGCGGGAGGGCGGGACCAAGCCGGTGTGCGTGGCGGAGTGCGTCGTCCGCTACTACGCCTGA
- a CDS encoding penicillin acylase family protein produces the protein MRRRTPRPTRTRTLTSTVLAAAAALALGVALAAPAPQPARAEPAAAAATDYCRGQCSDILPPGATGNATLADILANRVLGTHPEHSADQLGPYGDLASGYPTLTDDKLTNFFNDSSFGVPADQVASVTKPRGDVTITRDKKTGVPHIQGTTREGTEYGAGYAAAQDRLWLMDLFRHVGRGELTSFAGGAPANQGLEQDFFRQAPYTEADYQAQVDYILAHGGERGRQALADAQAYIDGINAYAKKAKDGRYFPGEYVLTGHIDAITNAGEIQPFKLTDLIALASVVGALFGNGGGGEVEGALSLLAAQQKYGLAEGAKVWESFRERNDPEAALTVRDGSFPYAGKPAAPKGTALPDAGSVTPEQLVYDREGGATATSGATARTEVKAPKASLEPLRGIYDDGVLPRDLFSRKKGMSNALVVSGKYTASGHPVAVFGPQTGYFAPQLLMLQELQGPGISARGASFAGVGMYIQLGRGQDYAWSATTSGQDITDTYAVELCSPDGSTPPKDSTYYRYHGDCVAMDKLERRNAWKPTLADSTAAGSYRMQVYRTKYGLVTHRATVDGKPVAYTMLRSTYRHEADSIIGFQMLNDPGYVTDAKSFQSAAQNINYTFNWFYADSRQTGYYNSGLNPVRAADVDASLPVKGETAYEWRDFDPKDNTAAATPPAEHPQSIDQDYYISWNNKLAKDYSAAGFGNGSVHRGNLLDDRVRALVRKGGVTRSALTRAMAEAAVTDLRGEDVLPKLLKVLRSGPIDDPQLATAAQQLESWQSAGSQRHETSAGSHTYGHADAVRIMDAWWPLLVEAEFKSGLGDGLYDALRANLSVDEAPSAGHGPTGSHAGSSFQYGWWSYVDKDLRTVLGEDVKGPLARPYCGGGQLSACRDALLTSLKTAVGKTAAQVYPGDDNCSAGDQWCADAIIHRPVGGLTHDKISWQNRPTFQQVVEFPAHR, from the coding sequence ATGCGACGACGAACCCCCAGGCCCACCAGAACCCGCACGCTCACCAGTACCGTGCTCGCCGCGGCCGCCGCGCTGGCCCTCGGCGTCGCCCTCGCGGCGCCGGCGCCACAGCCGGCCCGGGCCGAGCCCGCCGCGGCGGCCGCCACCGACTACTGCCGGGGCCAGTGCTCCGACATCCTCCCGCCGGGCGCGACCGGCAACGCCACTCTCGCCGACATCCTCGCCAACCGGGTGCTGGGCACCCACCCCGAGCACAGCGCCGACCAGCTCGGCCCGTACGGCGACCTGGCGAGCGGCTACCCCACCCTCACCGACGACAAGCTGACGAACTTCTTCAACGACTCCTCCTTCGGAGTCCCCGCCGACCAGGTGGCCTCCGTGACCAAGCCGCGCGGCGACGTCACGATCACCCGCGACAAGAAGACCGGCGTCCCGCACATCCAGGGCACCACCCGCGAGGGCACCGAGTACGGCGCCGGATACGCCGCCGCCCAGGACCGGCTGTGGCTGATGGACCTCTTCCGCCACGTGGGCCGCGGCGAGCTGACCTCCTTCGCCGGCGGCGCCCCCGCCAACCAGGGCCTGGAACAGGACTTCTTCCGCCAGGCGCCGTACACCGAGGCCGACTACCAGGCGCAGGTCGACTACATCCTCGCCCACGGCGGAGAGCGCGGCCGCCAGGCGCTGGCCGACGCCCAGGCCTACATCGACGGCATCAACGCCTACGCCAAGAAGGCCAAGGACGGCCGGTACTTCCCCGGTGAGTACGTGCTCACCGGCCATATCGACGCGATCACCAACGCCGGTGAGATCCAGCCGTTCAAGCTCACCGACCTGATCGCCCTCGCCTCCGTGGTCGGCGCACTCTTCGGCAACGGCGGGGGCGGCGAGGTGGAGGGCGCGCTCTCGCTGCTCGCCGCCCAGCAGAAGTACGGCCTGGCCGAGGGCGCGAAGGTGTGGGAGTCCTTCCGCGAGCGCAACGACCCGGAGGCGGCGCTGACCGTACGCGACGGCAGCTTCCCGTACGCCGGCAAGCCCGCCGCGCCCAAGGGCACCGCGCTGCCCGACGCCGGCTCGGTCACCCCCGAACAGCTCGTCTACGACCGTGAGGGCGGCGCCACCGCCACGTCCGGCGCCACGGCCCGCACCGAGGTCAAGGCCCCGAAGGCGTCACTGGAGCCGCTGCGCGGCATCTACGACGACGGGGTGCTGCCCCGCGATCTGTTCAGCCGCAAGAAGGGCATGTCCAACGCGCTCGTGGTCTCCGGCAAGTACACCGCGAGCGGCCACCCGGTGGCCGTCTTCGGCCCGCAGACCGGCTACTTCGCCCCGCAGCTGCTGATGCTCCAGGAGCTCCAGGGCCCGGGGATCAGCGCCCGCGGCGCCTCCTTCGCGGGGGTCGGGATGTACATCCAGCTCGGCCGGGGCCAGGACTACGCCTGGAGCGCCACCACCTCCGGCCAGGACATCACCGACACCTACGCGGTCGAGCTGTGCTCCCCGGACGGCTCCACGCCGCCCAAGGACTCCACGTACTACCGTTACCACGGCGACTGCGTGGCGATGGACAAGCTGGAGCGGCGCAACGCCTGGAAGCCCACCCTCGCCGACTCCACCGCCGCGGGCTCGTACCGGATGCAGGTCTACCGCACCAAGTACGGGCTGGTGACCCATCGCGCGACCGTCGACGGCAAACCGGTGGCCTACACCATGCTGCGCTCCACCTACCGCCACGAGGCCGACTCCATCATCGGCTTCCAGATGCTCAACGACCCGGGCTATGTGACCGACGCCAAGTCCTTCCAGAGCGCGGCGCAGAACATCAACTACACCTTCAACTGGTTCTACGCCGACTCCCGGCAGACCGGCTACTACAACAGCGGGCTCAACCCGGTGCGCGCCGCGGACGTCGACGCCTCGCTGCCGGTGAAGGGTGAAACCGCCTACGAATGGCGGGACTTCGACCCCAAGGACAACACCGCCGCCGCCACCCCGCCCGCCGAACACCCCCAGTCCATCGACCAGGACTACTACATCAGCTGGAACAACAAGCTGGCCAAGGACTACAGCGCGGCCGGCTTCGGCAACGGCTCGGTGCACCGCGGCAACCTCCTCGACGACCGGGTGCGCGCCCTGGTCCGCAAGGGCGGCGTCACCCGCTCCGCGCTCACCCGCGCCATGGCCGAGGCCGCCGTCACCGATCTGCGCGGCGAGGACGTGCTGCCAAAGCTGCTGAAGGTGCTGCGCTCGGGGCCCATCGACGACCCCCAGCTCGCCACGGCCGCACAGCAGCTGGAATCCTGGCAGTCGGCGGGCTCACAGCGCCATGAGACCAGCGCCGGCTCCCACACCTACGGGCACGCCGACGCGGTACGGATCATGGACGCCTGGTGGCCGCTGCTGGTCGAGGCCGAGTTCAAATCCGGACTGGGCGACGGCCTCTACGACGCCCTGCGCGCCAACCTCTCGGTCGACGAGGCGCCCTCGGCCGGACACGGCCCCACCGGCTCGCACGCCGGGTCCTCGTTCCAGTACGGCTGGTGGTCCTATGTCGACAAGGATCTGCGCACGGTCCTCGGCGAGGACGTCAAGGGGCCGCTGGCCCGGCCGTACTGCGGCGGCGGACAGCTCAGCGCCTGCCGTGACGCCCTGCTGACCAGCCTGAAGACGGCTGTGGGCAAGACCGCCGCCCAGGTCTACCCGGGGGACGACAACTGCTCCGCGGGTGACCAGTGGTGCGCCGACGCCATCATCCACCGGCCGGTCGGCGGGCTGACCCACGACAAGATCAGCTGGCAGAACCGGCCCACCTTCCAGCAGGTCGTGGAGTTCCCGGCCCACCGCTGA
- a CDS encoding serine-threonine protein kinase: MSVRPYWELRFDAYGDVDFRQRDRLLEQAAQRDLTDLVVFAHGWNNTRTMATRLYDRFFAPFPELLGEAGPARLGCVGVVWPSMRFADESLAGSPPEPSPGAPPGHDADAQRPGFDAKTPRPELDADTPRPGLDAETHRALDAVFPGRRQIVARLAELLAERSERLAALDEFGVLVRGLVRVQGEYGTAGDTTGADGDPGGGANGDVDAGVPAMFEEDVAEVCERFAAALTEARGKTDAEDRAFPDSGLGGLWDGAHELLRQATYYVMRRRAGAVGREGLGPVLGALAALRPAAPRLHLVGHSFGGRLVSYALSGLPEGATVASVTLLQGAFSHYAFAERLPHAADRRGALHAAAHRVRGPVVSCHSRHDTALGLLYPVASRISGDDAPPLPDETRWGAIGYDGVQAVEACPRLDLAEALEGPFPAEGCVSVDVSEVVRHGVPPAGAHSDICHEELARLVLRAGRIGER, translated from the coding sequence ATGAGCGTACGGCCGTACTGGGAGCTGAGATTCGACGCCTACGGGGACGTCGACTTCCGGCAGCGGGACCGGCTGCTGGAACAGGCCGCCCAGCGGGATCTCACGGATCTGGTGGTCTTCGCGCACGGCTGGAACAACACCCGGACGATGGCCACACGGCTCTACGACCGCTTCTTCGCGCCCTTTCCGGAGCTGCTCGGCGAGGCGGGCCCGGCGCGGCTCGGCTGTGTGGGGGTGGTGTGGCCGTCGATGCGGTTCGCGGACGAGTCGCTCGCGGGCTCACCCCCGGAGCCTTCGCCCGGCGCGCCCCCGGGGCATGACGCGGACGCTCAGCGCCCGGGCTTCGACGCGAAGACCCCGCGCCCGGAGCTCGACGCGGACACCCCGCGCCCGGGGCTCGACGCGGAGACCCACCGGGCGCTGGACGCGGTCTTCCCGGGGCGGCGGCAGATCGTGGCGCGGCTGGCCGAGTTACTGGCCGAGCGGTCCGAACGGCTCGCGGCGCTGGACGAGTTCGGGGTGCTGGTGCGCGGGCTGGTCCGGGTCCAGGGGGAGTACGGCACGGCCGGGGACACGACGGGCGCGGACGGAGACCCGGGCGGAGGCGCGAACGGAGACGTGGACGCCGGCGTACCGGCGATGTTCGAGGAGGACGTGGCGGAGGTCTGTGAGCGGTTCGCGGCCGCGCTCACCGAGGCGCGCGGCAAGACCGACGCCGAGGACCGCGCCTTTCCCGACAGCGGGCTCGGCGGGCTCTGGGACGGGGCGCACGAGCTGCTCCGCCAGGCGACGTACTACGTGATGCGGCGGCGGGCCGGCGCGGTCGGGCGCGAGGGCCTGGGACCGGTGCTGGGCGCCCTCGCGGCCCTCCGGCCCGCCGCCCCGCGGCTCCATCTGGTGGGCCACAGCTTCGGCGGCCGGCTGGTGTCGTACGCGCTGAGCGGGCTGCCGGAGGGCGCCACGGTGGCGTCGGTGACCCTGCTCCAGGGGGCGTTCTCGCACTACGCGTTCGCCGAGCGGCTGCCGCACGCCGCCGACCGCCGTGGCGCCCTGCACGCCGCCGCCCACCGGGTCCGCGGGCCCGTGGTGTCCTGCCATTCGCGCCATGACACCGCGCTCGGGCTGCTGTACCCGGTGGCGTCGCGGATCTCCGGGGACGATGCTCCGCCGCTGCCGGACGAGACCCGCTGGGGGGCGATCGGGTACGACGGCGTCCAGGCGGTGGAGGCGTGTCCGCGCCTGGACCTGGCCGAGGCGCTGGAGGGCCCGTTCCCGGCGGAGGGCTGTGTGAGCGTCGATGTCTCGGAGGTCGTCCGGCACGGTGTGCCGCCGGCCGGGGCGCACAGCGACATCTGCCATGAGGAGCTGGCCCGGCTGGTGCTGCGCGCGGGCCGCATCGGGGAAAGGTAG
- a CDS encoding LysR family transcriptional regulator, producing MPLKDRWQYPTALLDTTMDQLRTLLAVHEAGTALGAARLLGREQSSVQKQLDTLNRNFGALCGEPLVVKRGRSQNVLFTATGESLAGLARGTLQDWLEGLHDSRRRLGSRLCVGSTRYTLGFLLNAVELVTGEFDRRGVELKVEHVRTRDLLERLDAKELDLVCGSVLTTAGHDGRLDGFEVMEWRRSGLSLVTSLDAEELPGPSVPVSELPRLPLAVSADGLIPGFLRGWFGARYRQELHIAAEIDTVQYGLELLSSGVLRGCVLVTEGIGDAVADGRIRAGAGLRTLELTDGVGPELEVLIGVFVRAGERTAQDAGHPLNVLWDALAGENARWRGVMRKKRPGR from the coding sequence ATGCCCTTAAAGGATCGATGGCAGTACCCGACGGCGCTGCTGGACACCACGATGGACCAGCTCAGGACGTTGCTCGCGGTCCATGAGGCGGGCACCGCACTGGGCGCCGCCCGGCTACTGGGGCGGGAGCAGTCCAGTGTGCAGAAACAACTGGACACCCTGAACCGGAACTTCGGCGCACTGTGCGGAGAGCCGCTGGTGGTCAAACGGGGACGCAGTCAGAATGTGCTCTTCACCGCGACCGGGGAGTCCCTCGCCGGACTCGCGCGCGGCACCCTCCAGGACTGGCTGGAGGGGCTGCACGACAGCCGCCGCCGTCTCGGCAGCCGGCTCTGTGTCGGCTCCACCCGTTACACCCTCGGCTTTCTGCTGAATGCCGTGGAGTTGGTCACCGGGGAATTCGACCGCCGGGGTGTCGAGCTCAAGGTCGAGCATGTGCGCACCCGGGATCTGCTGGAGCGGCTCGACGCCAAGGAACTCGATCTGGTCTGCGGCAGCGTTCTCACCACGGCGGGCCACGACGGCCGGCTCGACGGCTTCGAGGTGATGGAGTGGCGGCGCAGCGGGCTGTCCCTGGTCACCAGCCTGGACGCCGAGGAGCTGCCCGGGCCCTCGGTCCCGGTGAGCGAGCTGCCCCGGCTGCCGCTCGCGGTCTCGGCCGACGGCCTCATACCCGGCTTTCTGCGCGGCTGGTTCGGCGCCCGCTACCGCCAGGAGCTGCATATCGCCGCCGAGATCGACACCGTGCAGTACGGGCTGGAACTGCTCTCCTCGGGGGTGCTGCGCGGCTGTGTGCTCGTCACCGAGGGCATCGGCGACGCGGTGGCCGACGGGCGGATCCGCGCCGGTGCCGGGCTGCGCACCCTGGAGCTGACCGACGGCGTGGGGCCGGAGCTGGAAGTGCTGATCGGGGTGTTCGTACGGGCCGGGGAACGCACCGCGCAGGACGCCGGTCATCCGCTCAACGTGCTGTGGGACGCGCTCGCCGGGGAGAACGCCCGCTGGCGCGGGGTGATGCGCAAGAAGCGCCCCGGCCGGTAA
- a CDS encoding SDR family oxidoreductase: MGTVRGARVVVTGAGGGIGAALARRFAAEGAQVVVNDLDAAKAAAVAEEIGATAVPGDASGIVPAAREALGGAIDIFCANAGVGHDGGPEADEELWQQSWDVNVMAHVRAARELLPEWLERGSGRFVATVSAAGILTMIGSAPYAVSKHAALGFAEWLSATYRHRGIGVHAVCPQGVRTDMLTATGTAGDLVLAPTAIEPEQVADAVLAGIEEERFLILPHPEVARHYAARAGDTDRWLGGINKLQRKLEQLEAASGTSG, translated from the coding sequence GTGGGTACCGTGCGTGGGGCGCGTGTTGTGGTCACCGGGGCGGGAGGTGGCATCGGCGCCGCGCTCGCCCGGCGCTTCGCCGCCGAGGGCGCCCAGGTCGTGGTCAACGACCTCGACGCCGCCAAGGCCGCCGCCGTCGCCGAGGAGATCGGCGCGACCGCCGTCCCCGGCGACGCCTCCGGCATCGTGCCCGCGGCCCGGGAAGCGCTCGGCGGCGCCATCGACATCTTCTGCGCCAACGCGGGCGTCGGCCACGACGGCGGCCCCGAGGCCGACGAGGAGCTGTGGCAGCAGTCCTGGGACGTCAATGTGATGGCCCATGTGCGGGCCGCCCGGGAGCTGCTGCCCGAGTGGCTGGAGCGCGGCAGCGGCCGCTTCGTCGCCACCGTCTCCGCCGCCGGGATACTCACCATGATCGGCTCGGCCCCCTACGCCGTCTCCAAGCACGCCGCGCTCGGCTTCGCCGAATGGCTCTCCGCCACCTACCGCCACCGCGGCATCGGCGTCCACGCCGTCTGCCCGCAGGGGGTGCGCACCGACATGCTGACCGCCACCGGGACCGCCGGGGACCTGGTGCTGGCCCCCACCGCGATCGAGCCCGAGCAGGTCGCCGACGCCGTCCTCGCGGGCATCGAGGAGGAGCGCTTCCTGATCCTTCCGCACCCCGAGGTGGCCCGCCACTACGCGGCCCGCGCCGGCGACACCGACCGCTGGCTGGGCGGCATCAACAAGCTGCAGCGCAAGCTCGAGCAGCTCGAGGCGGCATCCGGGACCTCGGGCTGA